The DNA region CGGGTGATTCAGCAGGGCGAGTGTAGCGAGCACGGCCCGAACGAGGGTGAGTTCGACCTCCGAATCAAGGGCGTCCTCGACGATGGGGAGTCCGTTCAGGAGTGTCTGTTCACCGCTGGAATGACGGAAGTCGTGACGGGCATCGACCTGGAGACGGCGATGGAGATGGCGTCGGACGCGCTCGACCTCACTGTGGTTGAGCGGCGACTGACCGAGATGCTCATCGGCCGCCGATTCACGGTCGAGGGGCCGCTTCTCGGTCGGTATCTCCTCATCGACGAGGTGACGGATTCATCGAACCGGGCGTTCGCTCAGGGCTACCACGATGCGGTTGATGACTTGCTTTCTGAGTACGGCTATGATGGGCCGGGCCTGACGGCCGAGAACATCGAGGATCTCCCGCAGACCTATGACGCGCCGGTCGCAGCAGGAGGGAACTAATACCAATGGCAGCAGCAGACACCACCCCCCAGCAGACGGACGTACCGACTCGCGAAGTCGCCAAGCGCGTCTTCGCCGCAGAGCTGAACACGGCGACCTACACGTTCAAAACCTCACAAGATGAACGCGCCCCGGTCTACGTTGCGCTCCCGACGGGCGAGCGGGCCAACCGCATCTGTATCGCGGGCACGGTCACGGATATCGAAGACGTCGGAGAGAGCGCAGAGTACCTCCGCGCTCGCGTCGTCGACCCGACCGGGACGTTCTGGGTGTACGCTGGCGATTACCAGACAGACGCGCTCAAACAACTCAAAAAGGTTCAGGCGCCGGAGTTCGTCACGATTGTCGGCAAGCCACGGACCTACAAGACTGACGACGGGTCGGTGAACGTCTCGGTTGTTCCCGAAGACGTCGGCGTGATCGACCTGGAGACGCGGAACGCGTGGGTGTACGAAACAGCGGCGCGGACGCTCGAGCGCGTTCACTCTGCGCAGGAGACGTCTCCGAAAGTAGCAGCACTTGCTCGCGAACAGTACGGCCACGATGGGTCGTCGTTCGCGCACGTCGCGGCGTTCGCCCTCCAGGACCTCCTCAATGTGAGCGGTCACGACGCGGTGAGCGGGACGAGTCTCGACGAAGAGGCGTTCGAGAAGCGTCTGCTTGAAGTCGAGTCTGAGGACTCGGCTGAATCCTCGGGCGACGACGTCGACGACGCTGCGGATCTCGAGAGCGAGTCGCTGTCACCGGAGGAGCTGGGGAAGCAACTCGGTGACCCATCCGGCGTCGACAGCGAATCCGACTAGTCATGTTCGGACGGCGTTCCGGAATCAACGGTCGGTTTGATGACCCGCGAGCTCACGACGGGAAGTACCCGCCGGACTGGGATGCTCGGCGAAAAGCGGTCTATGAGCGCGAT from Salinigranum rubrum includes:
- a CDS encoding DNA-binding protein, whose translation is MAAADTTPQQTDVPTREVAKRVFAAELNTATYTFKTSQDERAPVYVALPTGERANRICIAGTVTDIEDVGESAEYLRARVVDPTGTFWVYAGDYQTDALKQLKKVQAPEFVTIVGKPRTYKTDDGSVNVSVVPEDVGVIDLETRNAWVYETAARTLERVHSAQETSPKVAALAREQYGHDGSSFAHVAAFALQDLLNVSGHDAVSGTSLDEEAFEKRLLEVESEDSAESSGDDVDDAADLESESLSPEELGKQLGDPSGVDSESD